The following proteins are encoded in a genomic region of Streptomyces collinus Tu 365:
- a CDS encoding rhomboid-like protein encodes MRRGLRAVAAWIRSAPGTYIWLLILFFTTVALHHMSPDFEQDFLRQRSTNIHELSQNPVRVLITSAMWIDGGRWLPYAVLYTVFHAPAERWLGTLRWLAVCVAAHVLATLISELALLKAIHDGIAPHSAVNSLDIGVSYALAGVTAVLTYHITAPWRYGYLAVLLAVYTVPLVTGRTFTDFGHFLAVLIGLCCYPLVRGRGKAWNPKETLTALWVNVRA; translated from the coding sequence GTGCGTCGTGGGCTCCGGGCGGTCGCGGCCTGGATCCGCAGCGCCCCGGGGACGTACATCTGGCTGCTGATCCTGTTCTTCACCACCGTCGCCCTGCACCACATGTCGCCCGACTTCGAGCAGGACTTCCTGCGGCAGCGCTCCACCAACATCCACGAGCTGTCGCAGAACCCGGTACGGGTGCTGATCACCAGCGCGATGTGGATCGACGGCGGGCGCTGGCTGCCGTACGCGGTGCTGTACACCGTCTTCCACGCCCCGGCCGAACGCTGGCTCGGCACCCTGCGCTGGCTCGCGGTGTGCGTGGCCGCGCACGTGCTCGCCACGCTGATCAGCGAACTGGCCCTGCTGAAGGCGATCCACGACGGCATCGCCCCGCACTCAGCCGTCAACTCCCTCGACATCGGCGTCAGTTACGCGCTGGCCGGCGTCACGGCGGTGCTCACGTACCACATCACGGCGCCCTGGCGGTACGGGTACCTGGCGGTGCTGCTCGCGGTCTACACGGTCCCGCTCGTCACCGGCCGCACCTTCACCGACTTCGGCCACTTCCTGGCCGTTCTCATCGGACTCTGCTGCTATCCGCTGGTCAGAGGCCGCGGAAAAGCATGGAATCCGAAGGAGACACTGACCGCCCTGTGGGTTAACGTCCGCGCATGA
- a CDS encoding methyltransferase, giving the protein MTSAETAPPPPMRLRELVFGAAVSAAVRAAARLGVADALDDSPMAVEDLAAAVKTEPKPLRRLLRALSCYGVFAEGPDGTFTHTDMSRQLREDAPDSLRAIALWCTEPWTWDAWPRLDEAVRTGKNVVEDLYGKEFFTYLNEDAPESADVFNRAMTRSSEQSAREVAALLDLSGAKSVADVGGGQGHVVACLLDKYPRMQGTLLDLPRVVENALPRLREGGDLADRARIVPGDVREAIPVEADVYVIKNILEWDDESTARTLRNVVEAGGPGTRVIVIENLVDDTPSMRFSTAMDLLLLLNVGGAKHTTDSMVSRLGAAGLLVDEIRPVNPYLHAFECHVPG; this is encoded by the coding sequence ATGACGTCCGCTGAAACAGCCCCACCGCCTCCCATGCGCCTGCGCGAACTCGTGTTCGGCGCGGCCGTCTCCGCCGCCGTCCGCGCGGCCGCACGGCTGGGCGTCGCCGACGCCCTCGACGACAGCCCGATGGCCGTGGAGGACCTCGCGGCCGCGGTGAAGACCGAGCCGAAGCCGCTGCGCCGGCTGCTGCGGGCCCTGTCCTGCTACGGCGTCTTCGCCGAGGGCCCCGACGGCACGTTCACGCACACCGACATGTCCCGGCAGCTGCGCGAGGACGCTCCCGACAGCCTGCGCGCCATCGCCCTGTGGTGCACCGAACCGTGGACCTGGGACGCCTGGCCCCGCCTCGACGAGGCCGTGCGCACCGGCAAGAACGTCGTGGAGGACCTCTACGGCAAGGAGTTCTTCACCTACCTCAACGAGGACGCCCCCGAGTCCGCGGACGTCTTCAACCGCGCGATGACCCGCTCCAGCGAGCAGTCGGCGCGGGAGGTGGCGGCGCTGCTCGACCTGTCCGGCGCCAAGTCGGTCGCCGACGTCGGCGGCGGCCAGGGCCACGTGGTGGCCTGCCTGCTCGACAAGTACCCGCGGATGCAGGGCACCCTGCTCGACCTGCCCCGGGTGGTCGAGAACGCCCTGCCGCGGCTGCGCGAGGGCGGCGACCTCGCCGACCGCGCGCGGATCGTGCCCGGCGACGTCCGGGAGGCGATCCCCGTCGAGGCCGACGTCTACGTCATCAAGAACATCCTGGAGTGGGACGACGAGAGCACGGCCCGCACGCTGCGCAACGTCGTCGAGGCGGGCGGCCCGGGCACCCGGGTGATCGTCATCGAGAACCTGGTGGACGACACCCCCTCGATGCGCTTCAGCACCGCCATGGACCTGCTGCTGCTGCTCAACGTCGGCGGGGCCAAGCACACCACCGACTCCATGGTGAGCAGGCTGGGCGCGGCCGGCCTGCTGGTGGACGAGATCCGGCCGGTCAACCCGTACCTGCACGCGTTCGAGTGCCACGTGCCCGGGTGA
- a CDS encoding GNAT family N-acetyltransferase: MIRSATPADVPVIHALIRELAEYEKAPQEARASEEQLREALFGERPAAFAHIAEDETTGEPVGFALWFLNFSTWRGVHGIYLEDLYVRPSVRGGGHGRALLTELARICVSRGYERLEWSVLNWNRPAIGFYEALGARPQDEWTVYRLTDDALAELGRAAG; the protein is encoded by the coding sequence ATGATTCGCTCCGCGACCCCCGCCGACGTCCCCGTCATCCACGCCCTGATCCGCGAGCTGGCCGAGTACGAGAAAGCGCCGCAGGAGGCACGGGCGAGCGAGGAGCAGCTGCGCGAGGCGCTGTTCGGCGAGCGGCCGGCGGCGTTCGCGCACATCGCCGAGGACGAGACCACCGGGGAGCCCGTCGGCTTCGCCCTGTGGTTCCTGAACTTCTCCACCTGGCGCGGGGTGCACGGCATCTACCTGGAGGACCTGTACGTCCGCCCCTCCGTGCGCGGCGGCGGCCACGGCCGGGCCCTGCTGACCGAACTGGCCCGCATCTGTGTGAGCCGCGGCTACGAGCGCCTGGAGTGGTCGGTCCTGAACTGGAACCGCCCCGCGATCGGCTTCTACGAGGCACTCGGCGCCCGCCCGCAGGACGAGTGGACGGTGTACCGCCTGACGGACGACGCCCTGGCCGAGCTGGGCCGCGCGGCCGGCTGA
- a CDS encoding NAD(P)/FAD-dependent oxidoreductase, with product MSSSASSAVNGGISFWYADDGLPVAREPLAGDATADVVIVGGGYTGLWTAYYLKKAAPFLRITVLEQKFCGYGASGRNGGWLYNGVAGRDRYAKLHGHEAAVRLQKAMNDTVAEVVAVAEAEGIDADVHRGGVLEVATTPAQLARLKAFHEHELSYGEKDRELYGARETAERIRVAGAVGSAWTPHGARLHPVKLVKGLAAAVEALGVTLHESTPVTEIRPRHAVTPYGTVRAPYILRCTEGFTASLKGQRRTWLPMNSSMIATEPLTEEQWAAVGWDGRETLGDMAHAYMYAQRTADGRIALGGRGVPYRFGSRTDNDGRTQPETVEALREILTRFFPALAGVRVAHAWSGVLGVPRDWCATVTLDRTTGLGWAGGYVGSGVATTNLAARTLRDLVQQDSGQGGRTGLTDLPWVNHKVRRWEPEPLRWLGVQGMYATYRAADRRELLHPSARSSRLARAADRVAGRH from the coding sequence ATGAGCAGCTCGGCGAGCAGTGCCGTCAACGGCGGCATCTCCTTCTGGTACGCGGACGACGGTCTCCCGGTGGCGCGGGAGCCGCTGGCCGGGGACGCGACCGCGGACGTCGTCATCGTCGGCGGCGGCTACACGGGACTGTGGACCGCGTACTACCTGAAGAAGGCCGCCCCCTTCCTGCGGATCACCGTCCTGGAGCAGAAGTTCTGCGGCTACGGCGCCTCCGGCCGCAACGGCGGCTGGCTGTACAACGGCGTCGCGGGCCGCGACCGGTACGCGAAACTGCACGGGCACGAGGCCGCCGTACGCCTGCAGAAGGCCATGAACGACACCGTCGCCGAGGTCGTCGCCGTGGCGGAGGCGGAGGGCATCGACGCCGACGTGCACCGCGGCGGGGTGCTGGAGGTGGCCACCACCCCGGCTCAGCTGGCCCGGCTGAAGGCGTTCCACGAGCACGAGCTGTCCTACGGCGAGAAGGACCGCGAGCTGTACGGCGCCCGGGAGACCGCCGAGCGGATCAGGGTGGCCGGCGCGGTGGGCTCCGCCTGGACCCCGCACGGCGCCCGGCTGCACCCGGTGAAGCTGGTCAAGGGCCTCGCGGCGGCCGTCGAGGCGCTCGGTGTGACCCTGCACGAGTCGACGCCGGTCACCGAGATCCGCCCCCGGCACGCCGTGACCCCCTACGGCACCGTCCGCGCCCCCTACATCCTGCGCTGCACCGAGGGCTTCACGGCCTCCCTCAAGGGCCAGCGGCGCACCTGGCTGCCGATGAACTCCTCGATGATCGCCACCGAACCGCTCACCGAGGAGCAGTGGGCGGCCGTCGGCTGGGACGGCCGGGAGACGCTCGGCGACATGGCGCACGCCTACATGTACGCGCAGCGCACCGCCGACGGGCGGATCGCGCTGGGCGGGCGCGGGGTGCCGTACCGCTTCGGCTCGCGCACCGACAACGACGGGCGTACCCAGCCGGAGACCGTCGAGGCCCTGCGGGAGATCCTGACCCGCTTCTTCCCCGCCCTGGCCGGCGTGCGGGTCGCGCACGCCTGGTCCGGCGTCCTCGGCGTCCCGCGCGACTGGTGCGCCACCGTGACCCTCGACCGGACCACCGGACTCGGCTGGGCGGGCGGGTACGTCGGGTCCGGCGTCGCCACCACCAACCTGGCCGCCCGTACCCTGCGCGACCTCGTCCAGCAGGACTCGGGCCAGGGCGGTCGCACCGGGCTGACGGATCTGCCCTGGGTGAACCACAAGGTCCGCCGGTGGGAGCCGGAGCCGCTGCGCTGGCTGGGCGTCCAGGGCATGTACGCCACGTACCGCGCCGCCGACCGGCGCGAACTGCTCCACCCGAGCGCGCGGTCCTCGCGGCTGGCCCGGGCCGCGGACCGGGTGGCGGGCCGGCACTGA
- a CDS encoding acyl carrier protein, producing MSQITVEELAALMKKAAGVTVSPQQLQERPDTGFDVLGVDSLGLLGIVGELENSHGTPMPVDAERCKTPQQFLNLVNSTLMAGA from the coding sequence ATGTCCCAGATCACGGTGGAAGAACTCGCCGCGCTGATGAAGAAGGCCGCCGGGGTCACCGTCAGCCCGCAGCAGCTCCAGGAGAGGCCGGACACCGGCTTCGACGTCCTCGGTGTCGACTCGCTGGGCCTGCTCGGCATCGTCGGCGAGCTGGAGAACTCGCACGGCACCCCGATGCCGGTCGACGCGGAGCGCTGCAAGACGCCCCAGCAGTTCCTCAACCTCGTCAACAGCACCCTGATGGCAGGAGCCTGA
- a CDS encoding beta-ketoacyl synthase N-terminal-like domain-containing protein encodes MSEPHDRRAAVTGIGVVAPNGTSTDTFWKATQEGLSVLGPVTREGCEHLPLKVAGEVRDFDPGVTIEERFLVQTDRFTHFAMAAADFALDDARLGQAETSAEPYSIGVVTAAGSGGGAFGQRELQQLWGKGSRFVGPYQSIAWFYAASTGQISIRRKFKGPCSVVASDEAGGLDALAHAARAVRRGTDVIVAGSTEAPLAPYSVVCQLGYEELSRETDPSRAYRPFTDTACGFVPAEGGAMLVVEAERSARERGVPVRAFVAGHAATFTGASRWAESRDGLAQAVRQALDEAGCAPEEIDVVFADALGVPEADRAEALALADALGAHGARVPVTAPKAGTGRGYCAAPVLDTAAAVLAMEHGVIPPTPNVVDVCHDLDLVTGHARVAEVRTALVLSRGLMGSNSALVLRHGATQ; translated from the coding sequence ATGAGCGAACCGCACGACCGGCGCGCGGCCGTCACCGGCATCGGGGTCGTCGCGCCCAACGGCACCAGCACCGACACTTTCTGGAAGGCCACCCAGGAAGGTCTCAGCGTCCTCGGCCCGGTCACCCGCGAGGGCTGCGAGCACCTTCCGCTGAAGGTGGCCGGCGAGGTCCGCGACTTCGATCCGGGCGTGACGATCGAGGAGCGCTTCCTCGTCCAGACCGACCGGTTCACGCACTTCGCGATGGCCGCGGCCGACTTCGCGCTGGACGACGCCCGGCTCGGGCAGGCCGAGACCTCGGCGGAGCCGTACTCCATCGGGGTGGTCACCGCCGCCGGCTCCGGCGGCGGCGCGTTCGGCCAGCGCGAGCTGCAGCAGCTGTGGGGCAAGGGCAGCCGCTTCGTCGGCCCCTACCAGTCCATCGCCTGGTTCTACGCCGCGAGCACCGGGCAGATCTCCATCCGCCGCAAGTTCAAGGGCCCCTGCTCGGTCGTCGCCTCCGACGAGGCCGGCGGTCTGGACGCCCTCGCGCACGCCGCCCGTGCGGTGCGGCGCGGCACCGACGTGATCGTGGCCGGCTCCACCGAGGCACCGCTGGCGCCGTACTCGGTGGTCTGCCAGCTCGGTTACGAGGAACTGAGCCGCGAGACCGACCCGTCCCGCGCCTACCGCCCGTTCACGGACACCGCCTGCGGGTTCGTGCCGGCCGAGGGCGGCGCCATGCTCGTGGTGGAGGCGGAGCGGTCCGCCCGCGAACGCGGTGTGCCGGTCCGGGCCTTCGTCGCGGGACACGCGGCGACGTTCACCGGCGCCTCCCGCTGGGCGGAGTCCCGCGACGGCCTGGCCCAGGCCGTACGGCAGGCCCTGGACGAGGCCGGCTGCGCCCCCGAGGAGATCGACGTGGTCTTCGCCGACGCCCTCGGGGTGCCGGAGGCGGACCGGGCCGAGGCGCTCGCCCTGGCCGACGCCCTCGGCGCGCACGGCGCCCGGGTGCCGGTCACGGCGCCCAAGGCCGGCACCGGCCGGGGCTACTGCGCGGCGCCGGTGCTGGACACCGCGGCGGCCGTGCTCGCGATGGAGCACGGGGTGATCCCGCCGACGCCGAACGTCGTCGACGTCTGCCACGACCTCGACCTCGTCACCGGCCACGCCCGCGTCGCCGAAGTGCGGACGGCGCTGGTCCTCAGCCGCGGACTCATGGGGTCGAACTCGGCGCTGGTGCTGCGGCACGGCGCCACGCAGTGA
- a CDS encoding TcmI family type II polyketide cyclase — translation MHQALIVARMAPGSAPDIAKVFAESDRGELPHLVGVVRRSLFQFGDVYLHLIESEREPGPAIAKVTEHPQFRDVSDRLTAYVSAYDPETWRSPKDAMAQRFYVWERD, via the coding sequence ATGCACCAGGCCCTGATCGTCGCCCGGATGGCCCCGGGCTCCGCCCCGGACATCGCCAAGGTGTTCGCGGAGTCCGACCGCGGGGAGCTGCCGCACCTCGTGGGTGTCGTGCGGCGCAGCCTCTTCCAGTTCGGCGATGTGTACCTGCATCTCATCGAGTCCGAGCGCGAGCCGGGACCGGCCATCGCCAAGGTGACGGAGCACCCCCAGTTCCGGGACGTCAGCGACCGTCTGACGGCGTACGTCAGCGCGTACGACCCGGAGACCTGGCGGTCCCCGAAGGACGCGATGGCACAGCGTTTCTACGTCTGGGAGCGCGACTGA
- a CDS encoding SRPBCC family protein: protein MAGHTQNEITIAAPLDLVWDMTNDLERWPQLFSEYASVEILSQEGKKTTFRLTMHPDENGTVWSWVSEREPDRGSLTVRARRVETGPFAHMDILWQYEEVPAGTRMVWTQDFAMKPDAPVDDDWMTDNINRNSKVQMALIRDKVEKAAAGHRPAPALAD from the coding sequence ATGGCAGGACACACCCAGAACGAGATCACGATCGCCGCTCCGCTGGACCTGGTCTGGGACATGACCAACGACCTGGAGAGGTGGCCGCAGCTGTTCAGCGAGTACGCCTCCGTCGAGATCCTCTCCCAGGAGGGGAAGAAGACGACGTTCCGGCTGACCATGCACCCGGACGAGAACGGCACCGTCTGGAGCTGGGTCTCCGAGCGCGAGCCCGACCGCGGCTCGCTCACCGTCCGCGCCCGCCGCGTGGAGACCGGACCGTTCGCCCACATGGACATCCTGTGGCAGTACGAGGAGGTCCCGGCCGGTACCCGCATGGTCTGGACGCAGGACTTCGCGATGAAGCCGGACGCCCCGGTCGACGACGACTGGATGACCGACAACATCAACCGCAACTCCAAGGTCCAGATGGCCCTCATCCGGGACAAGGTCGAGAAGGCCGCCGCCGGACACCGGCCCGCCCCGGCCCTGGCCGACTGA
- a CDS encoding right-handed parallel beta-helix repeat-containing protein, with translation MKRCHLVYLACTAALVGAGVGAAPASSAHRTLVVHPGQSIQKAVDSARAGDTVLVLAGTYHESVKIGTPGLTLRGVGPRTVIKPVGTKPAPKPPTSAAKAAESCSEGGNGICVVGTKTKDVAGVTVSDLTVTGFSRTGVFGMATDGMTVRRVYAYKNGVWGIAQERSVRGLFRSNYARDNGDAGLFLANTIKEEAGAYDAAGTRVEHNRLEGNRIGVTVRRLRNVTVDQNYVTGNCAGVFLVGDENKPKAGHVDVIANRVERNNRSCPKTERLPALQGSGIVLTGTESNRVAGNLVTGHAGKSPLSGGIVLFKSFVGVTSDKNVVEANRLDGNSPADLVNTETKGKGNTFRSNACRVSRPAGLC, from the coding sequence ATGAAGAGATGTCACCTCGTATATCTCGCCTGCACCGCCGCCCTCGTCGGCGCCGGCGTGGGCGCCGCACCCGCCTCGTCCGCCCACCGGACGCTGGTCGTCCACCCGGGCCAGTCGATCCAGAAGGCGGTGGACTCCGCACGGGCCGGGGACACCGTGCTCGTGCTCGCCGGCACCTACCACGAGAGCGTCAAGATCGGCACTCCCGGCCTGACGCTGCGCGGCGTGGGCCCCCGTACGGTGATCAAGCCCGTCGGCACCAAGCCCGCGCCCAAGCCCCCCACGTCGGCCGCCAAGGCCGCCGAGAGCTGCTCGGAGGGCGGCAACGGCATCTGCGTGGTGGGCACCAAGACCAAGGACGTCGCGGGCGTCACCGTCTCCGACCTGACCGTGACCGGCTTCAGCCGGACCGGGGTGTTCGGCATGGCGACGGACGGCATGACCGTCCGCAGGGTGTACGCCTACAAGAACGGCGTCTGGGGCATCGCCCAGGAGCGGTCCGTGCGCGGCCTCTTCAGGAGCAACTACGCGCGTGACAACGGCGACGCGGGCCTGTTCCTCGCCAACACCATCAAGGAGGAGGCGGGCGCCTACGACGCCGCGGGCACGCGGGTCGAGCACAACCGCCTGGAGGGCAACCGGATCGGCGTGACCGTCCGCCGGCTGCGCAACGTCACCGTCGACCAGAACTACGTCACCGGCAACTGCGCCGGGGTGTTCCTCGTCGGCGACGAGAACAAGCCGAAGGCCGGTCACGTGGACGTGATCGCCAACCGGGTCGAGCGGAACAACAGGTCGTGCCCGAAGACCGAGCGGCTGCCCGCGCTCCAGGGCTCCGGCATCGTCCTGACCGGCACCGAGAGCAACCGCGTGGCCGGCAACCTGGTCACCGGCCACGCGGGCAAGTCCCCGCTGTCCGGCGGGATCGTGCTCTTCAAGAGCTTCGTCGGGGTGACCAGCGACAAGAACGTCGTCGAGGCGAACCGGCTGGACGGCAACTCCCCGGCCGACCTCGTGAACACGGAGACCAAGGGCAAGGGCAACACCTTCCGGAGCAACGCCTGCCGGGTCTCGCGCCCCGCGGGTCTGTGCTGA